AAGGTGGAGAGAGGATGCGAGAGTCGATCGGTTTGGGAGGATGTTCTGAGGCAACTAGCGAATcagaagaagaataagaagagTGTTTCTAGTGTGAACAATGAGCTACGGATAAAGGAGGAGGTTCCAAGTCTGAGCGACTTTGAGTTGACTGAGAGACTGTGAGATACAAAAAGAGAAGCGATGTCTCATTGTTTTGGATGATGTTTGGGAACTTTCTCATTGGGATGAGTTGAAGCATCCATTCATTGTCCAAAATCTTTGTGCTAAAATCTATACTCATGATCTCCTTGGCATGAAAGTTATTCTTAAGATTCGTAGTTTTACCAGATCTTTGTGCTGAAATCTTTCGAAGGTGGCTGGGAAGATGTGATTTCACTTCCCTTGCTTGCTTTTGTCtttgttaaattattatttgaactttgtagggatcagattagggtcggattcactaattaccaagacctctttgttcttgtacaagaGAGCTCAGCCAAACTCTCACCCACGCGGCTGATATACACTATTAGAGAAGTGTAAGTGTACAAAAGATACAAGAATTGGAACCCTAACTATTACAGATCTCTCAACCGAAACCCTAGCTGGTTCATCTTCCTTAGCAAGAATCCTGCACACTCAAGAAGAAGGTTAGTAACTTCACACATGATCCATTCGGATCAGAAAACCAGAAGCTATCACAAGGGAAACGAAATAGATCACAGAAAATGGCTCAGAGCCCGCCACATAGCCCAGATCTATTCAACTAGAACCAAATCCAAGGGAGCACCGATGAATTGACTGGAGATTATCCTCAAACCGTCAATACCTTCACCACATCACCCTTATACACCGGATTAGGTCACTGAAACCCCTTAGATCAGAAACCCTCGTTCTCACACCACAAGCAACCGAAGCAGTTGCCTTCCTTCCACTCAACACTAGGATATTCACACAAGAATAGTGAGTAACCCCAAAGAATTAACCAGAGAAGCAAAAGGAGAAGTCGAGAGAAATCAGAGagaagtgagagagagaggagtaTCGAATGAATGAGCAAACCAACCGGCTCACACATCTCATAACCACACAACTCACAAACCCTCCATCCAACGGTCAGGAAACACCATCCGAGTGAGAGGGACACGTGGCAGCAATCCAGCTTCTCTCACTTAAGAGATTGGGCTTCTGGGCTCGGCCAAAGGAAAAACAACAGTCCAGACAGAAATAAAACAAGCCCAAAGAATAATAGGCCACAATTAATTCAACACGGTCGACATTACGCACTTATTAGTCAAGTTATTTGCAAATACACAAAgggaaaatgaaagaaaaaaaatatacactcAACTAACCAGATAGATATatcaaattcaagaattaATGATAATCAATTAGATAccaaaaattaatgataaattaaggaaacaataatagacaaaatctTCAAGACACCATGGTCGATGAACTTTTCGATGAGGTTTGGTAACGACCCCACGGAGGGAGCGACAGCGGTGGTCGAGCCGGTGAGTTCAGCCCCTATTCCTGTGCTCGTTGAGGTACACTTATTAGTGGACATTGCACTTTCTACGAAGACTGTAGACCAAGTTATTTGCAAATTGTTAAATCTATTGAGAATATGCGTGACCGATTGTATCAGTGTGTGAGTATGTGAGGGTGTGTGTTCTTGAGAGTAAGAAGATTTGAAGAGAGGAAACTTTCTCTTATTCAATGAGTTACAACTACAACTACTAGCTGGCTTCTTTTATACTCCAACGCATAAAGTGAAATCTTCACTTGATCTTGTTACAATCGTTTCATCCAACgaatcaaaatcaactaaCTATCCAGCTCACTGTTCGCCTGTGTTGCTGCAGCAGTGCATTTCGATCCTACTTTGAGGTTCTTCGGCAGGTAGGAATTTTGGCTTTGGTTTGTGTTGGATTTGTACAAATCAGTTAGATTTGAAATTGTCTCGATCAATAGTTCGAGAGTGTATATTTGATTTACCTTCATTGGAGGTTTTTTGTTGGTTTCCTGCTCTAATACCATTTTAAAGATGGTAATCGAGagaaatatttgaagattgaaAAGGCTTTTTGAATATGGAAGTAGAAGTAGAGACTTATTTCTGTAAATGTTTCTTATATTTTGAGATGCCTCATTACCTTAGTATTTATAGGGATATTTGAGGCTCCCCAACTGCATCAATCAATACAATTTTGGAACTCTACACTACTAGGAAATCTACCATAAGAAAAGAGTTCTAGGAACTCTAATACAATAAGTAATAGACGGCTGTGTTATGATGTATTTTTCCAACATCATcactttcatatatttttcgAACTTAAATTGTACAATAGACACAATAAATTTGTGTGCTTATTTAAACCTACGCGGTTTGACTCTCTTATTATTACGTTTGATACGATACATGCAAATTGTTGAATATTGGTGAACCTCTAAGAGTTGGACTTATGTATTAATTATTGGGCTGGCCctaatctaattaatatttgagCCCAAGACTCTGGTGCAGGCCCAATGTATTAGTTGCCCCGCTACTTACCTGTTTGCCTGGATGGCCGGCCGCCACGTAGGCAGCTCCACGCGGATCTTGGAGGGCAGCCATTGGATCTGGAGTGTGTTTGTTAAGTGAGAAGAAGTCTTCTCACTTCCCTCATTCAGTTGAAACGCctgactctctctctcttcgaACTTGCTCTGCCTTCTCTCTAGTTTTCCGGCGGCTTTAGTCGGAGTTTTCCTTCAAGCTTGTGTCTCCACCGATGATTCTCAGTTTCCTAGAGATCTAGTGGTTAGTTTGAGTGTTAGGCAACTTCTTCGGTTTCCTTCTCAAACCCTAGGGTCAGTCTTCTTTCTGTGACCAATCTACTTGCTTGGAGGTGGTGTTGTGAGAGATCTTGGTGTGTGATAGTGTTTGGAGAGCCTTGTGGTGGTCCGCGTGTTGAGGAGGCCTACTGTGGTTGTAACCGGTGAAACTTAGGGTTTCTGGGGTCCTTGTTCAGTAATACTCCCTTGTGACGGTTGGTTGAAGCTTTGGGGAGGTTCTTGGCCCGGTGTAATCGTCTGTTGCGACCTGAGCCATATTCCATATTCTGGTGCTTATACCTTTGTCTTACTTGTTTCTCTGTGTTTTAGATCCTGCGGGATCATTCTTGTGTTACTAACAAATTCTagttaagtgtgcaggattattGAAGGAAATGAAGACTCAAGTTCTGTGTGTTACTTGAACTTAGTCTAGGGTTCTTCAATTGTATCTCCCTAGACTAGTGTAGAGTGTAATCTTAGTATCACTCTTGTATTGGCTTGTATCtctgagattagccatctcggactcaatcaataaaagaggtcccggtaattagcgaatcccgagtggtctgatccctacacaaattaattagatacCAAAAGTGAAGGACGAAATCATAAAGATACCGTGGTTGATGTAGTTTGCAACAAGGTCTGGTGATGGCCCTCAGGAGCAACAGCGGTGGTGAAGAAATGGCCGAGCTCGTCGAGGTACACGTATCGGTCTCATTGCACCTTCTACAACTTGTATCTTTCTAATGTAGTTTGTTTACAAAGACAAAGGGAACTAATAGGGTGCGTGATTCACCCTATCGTAGCGGCGGCGGAGGCAGATGGATTGGCGTGAGGCGGAGGGTGTTTGACGGCATAagattaaagagaaaataagcTTGCCCTAGTTGAGGTGCTAGGGTTTGTAACATGAATGAGAAAAAGATATGCTTTATTTCTCAATGACTCGATCTATGGgaattctataatttatagaattgCCCCTGCTTAATTCGGACTTTACGACTTGGGAATGAATTAAGAAGAAAACCTAAGATTGACTCTAACTATCtaataaaacataatattcttgcgaaaataaaacaaagataaaacaagaaaatattacAGAATAATGGTCTAGTAATTGATGAAATCTCCGAATTTCGTTAGACGCGATCTCTTCCTCTTTGGTCGTCCAGCTGTTGGGCCTTCTATATGGTGACTTCTATGTCTCGTGATTGTGAGGCCCTATCAGGAACATGAAAGAAGAATGTAGAGCAAATTAGTATTTGCAAATACACAAAGGGAAAATGAGAGAAgaaattaatacactcaactaACCAGATATATATCAACTTCAAACTATGGAGAGATATCCACCTCAAAAAATTTAGAGGTCAAACCTGAATTTCTGATCTTTGTTGCAATGTGTTTGGTTGTTACCATTTTAAACTTTTGCAGGTGAGACCTCACCTGAATCTTTTCCGGGAGTGTCTCCAGCTTTGGACAGTTACTGATTTCTATTTCCTCGACATGCAACATTGCTATACCATCAACTACAATTTTTCTAAGATTCCACAGATCTTTGATGCAAAGCACTTGGAGCAGGAAAAATCCGTCGCCCTGGGTCACCATTTCTCGACCAGTGTATGCATTTTGCAGTTTGAGGTGGGTTAGGAATTGGAGCTTCTCTAATATTGGCATGGGGTCTTCGGCAAGACAAGTATTTACCAATGTTATGCAGTCAATATGAAGAGGCATATTATCTGCACTTGGTATCCTACCTATACACCCTTCCAGTTTTAGTACCTTGAGGTATTTAATAACACCAATTCCGTCCAAACATGGAATTCTTCTGGAACGAAACCCTCTCACGAAAAGCATCTCAAAGTTCGTAACCTTAGCTAGTGTTGCAAAGAGTGTTCCTAAATCTGAGTTTTCATCAACTTCTTCAATGCCCAACTTTCGGAGTTCAATCACATTAGACATGTCGAGATCATAAATCGAGATGTATGTTAGAGATTTCAGTTTCAACAGCATATCAACTTTCAAGGGCTTCTGGAAAATCACATTAGACATGTGGAGATGATGAAGGCTGTCCATTTCCCATATAATGTCCGGGACCTCCACCATAAAGTTTTGAGCTATGTCAAGAGCCTCGAGATTTTTCAAGCCCCCCAACGAGTGTGGGATCGCTTGTAAgtaattatttctcaatcccAAGTAAATTAACTCAATCAATGTGCCGATTGAATCTGATAAAGTCTTCACCCCAAAATCTTCCATGTCAAGTATTTTGACTCGTTCAAAACTCTCCCAATAAGACGAGCTAGCATTGTCTAAGTAGCCACCGCCTCCATGGAAGATGAGAGAAAGAAGTTGTTCACTATCTTGATTcgtgaaataattaaacttcCCACGTTCACAATGGATAACACGATGACGGGCACTCTGAGAAGGTCTAATATTTCCATTGCTGCTTAAAATTTCCAAGCCCATTTCTTCCTCTGATTTTCTGCTTGATAGCATGTGTAGTAGAGGATTGAGGTGACACTTTCTCTTTCCCATGTGGAAGCCATGCTCAAAGACTTCAATAATCGACCTACGAGCTAAACCCCTTATACCTTTTTCAAAATCTAATCCATTTGTAGCCCAAATCTGTTCCAACTTTTCGTCTCTCATTATTGCATTCTCcttgaagagagaaagaagcaaGAAATGTGGCTTGAGCTCTTTCTCCAATTCCAAATACATCGGTTCCAATAACTTCAATGATTCActcaaatcaattgaatcaaaaaGTTCTTCCCATGCCATCCCTGAAAGTCTTTGTTTTGCTTTCTTCCTTGCAACATTTTTTATAGCCATCGGCAAACCCCAACATTTTTTCAGCATCTCTCTGCCCTTCCTCTCCAACTCCTTTGAGAATTTGTTCTTTTCACTTGTAATTTTATCGACTGTTTTCAAAAACAATTGCCAGCTCTTATCAGAATCCAAAACTTGCATCTCATAAGTATAATGGTTTTCAGTTGTGCTAATCTCATTGCAACTTGTTAACAGTAACAGACACCTGGTTCCAGTATGGCCTGCATGTAAATGCATGATAAGaacaattattacataaaagGAAACTGGAAGGCAATGAAGTGTGAAATTTAGATCATTTGGGTCAAATATATACCTGGAGATGGAAGACATTTCAAGATGTACTCCAATTCCGCTTCTCTTGACACATTGTCCAAAACTATGAAATATAACAATCCTTGGAGGTGCTGACGAAGCATCTGTTGGAGACTTCTGTTGTCCATTTCTTCCAATGACGGATCTCTTTCATATCCTTCCACCATTTGGTGAATCAGTTTCATAAGTATCTCTTTCTTACTCGTGTCACTAGAAATGGATACCCAAGCATGACACTGGAACTGGCTAGCCCTGGCCTTGTACACTTGTCTGGCGAGAGTTGTCTTCCCGATACCAATCATGCCTTTTATAGTCATAATCTGCGAGTCATAATAATTTGGTACAATCGCTTTCTTAACCAACTTCTTAACGGTTTCCTCCAACCCCACCacaacttcttcttcttctttttcgtCTCCAATATTTTTCTTACCAGCTCCAAACTTTGTCATCCGCATCTTTGTCATCTTGATCTCATCTTCGAGGTTCCTAAAGGTGCGGCTGAAAATGTTAATTTCAAAGCTCAGGTCCATAACATCTTGAGCCAACTCGACCAAGTCAGCCATCAAATATTTTAGTCTGCTCCTCTCTTCCATTTTCAACTCTCTCGTGAAATCCAACATCtctttaagcattttaatttttttctcgaCGTTGAAACGTCTAAGGTAATCTGTATATATAACATGCATACTCTCGAGATCTTGTATCTTCCCTAAGACCGCAGCCTCCATAATGTTTATGCTTCTACAATAACTGCACTTAATAAGATCGTTGCATctatacaaaataattaagataatGCTTTcggatcttaacatgacaaaCAAAACACAGCGTTTATTATTGAATCATGCATATTGTACCAAACAAGGTCTTCTGAAAATCTTCATGGAAGATTTAGAGAAGTTGAAAATTTTACTATCATGTGAggaattttaaaacaatataaaacaaaGGAGAGAAAATACCTTTTCGTATGATTCTCTTCTTCTGTTTGCCGGTGTGGAATTGAATTTTCCATTCAGTCACTCTCTTTTATCAATGTATCTACAAGCAAGTGTGATATATTCCAGAGTTGGAAGAGATTATGAACTACATTTCATAAACTCAACATGGTCAAATTTTAGCATgataattttaacaaattttaagagTCCCCTGTATctgaaaaaaattcacatgTTTTTGTAAACCTTTATTTTCTCTGTTTAAGATTTCCATGCAACTTAAATTGGTAAATCTTCTTAGCTAATTTCACAGCCTATCCACATGTACAGTGCacaataatactccattaattaACTTAAGAATTATAAATCCTGATTAAATATTCAGTAAGATttaaacaactttttttttttttttgcaattaataTAATGCTTCATGACAAACATAGCGTTGATTGAATCGTGCATATTTTACCGAACGAGATCTTCTGAAAATCATTATGGAAGATTTAGAAAATCTGAAAATGTTTCAATCATGTTATGAACTTTAAAACTGTATAAAGGGAAGGAGAGAAAATACCTTTTTGTGAAATactcttctttttgtttgcCTG
This window of the Salvia hispanica cultivar TCC Black 2014 unplaced genomic scaffold, UniMelb_Shisp_WGS_1.0 HiC_scaffold_80, whole genome shotgun sequence genome carries:
- the LOC125200089 gene encoding probable disease resistance protein At1g58602, which gives rise to MENSIPHRQTEEENHTKRSINIMEAAVLGKIQDLESMHVIYTDYLRRFNVEKKIKMLKEMLDFTRELKMEERSRLKYLMADLVELAQDVMDLSFEINIFSRTFRNLEDEIKMTKMRMTKFGAGKKNIGDEKEEEEVVVGLEETVKKLVKKAIVPNYYDSQIMTIKGMIGIGKTTLARQVYKARASQFQCHAWVSISSDTSKKEILMKLIHQMVEGYERDPSLEEMDNRSLQQMLRQHLQGLLYFIVLDNVSREAELEYILKCLPSPGHTGTRCLLLLTSCNEISTTENHYTYEMQVLDSDKSWQLFLKTVDKITSEKNKFSKELERKGREMLKKCWGLPMAIKNVARKKAKQRLSGMAWEELFDSIDLSESLKLLEPMYLELEKELKPHFLLLSLFKENAIMRDEKLEQIWATNGLDFEKGIRGLARRSIIEVFEHGFHMGKRKCHLNPLLHMLSSRKSEEEMGLEILSSNGNIRPSQSARHRVIHCERGKFNYFTNQDSEQLLSLIFHGGGGYLDNASSSYWESFERVKILDMEDFGVKTLSDSIGTLIELIYLGLRNNYLQAIPHSLGGLKNLEALDIAQNFMVEVPDIIWEMDSLHHLHMSNVIFQKPLKVDMLLKLKSLTYISIYDLDMSNVIELRKLGIEEVDENSDLGTLFATLAKVTNFEMLFVRGFRSRRIPCLDGIGVIKYLKVLKLEGCIGRIPSADNMPLHIDCITLVNTCLAEDPMPILEKLQFLTHLKLQNAYTGREMVTQGDGFFLLQVLCIKDLWNLRKIVVDGIAMLHVEEIEISNCPKLETLPEKIQVRSHLQKFKMVTTKHIATKIRNSGLTSKFFEVDISP